A genomic window from Arthrobacter globiformis includes:
- a CDS encoding LysR family transcriptional regulator produces MDIEHRQLVQLLPVLPLLAELGRTQHITETAELLGVPQSTVSRALARASAVVGTDLLVRDGRGVRLTPAAATLLPYVESALAEFRAGLDLVRHESEVVRGRIAVTFQHTFGEATLPLLISAFRGRYPQTEFDLSQGSRDSCLAELSSGAADLALTAPVAPAGRTIGSAALYREPLRLVVHHRHPLADRKSVAVAEIRKDPFVALGSGYGLRSLTDALFREAGFRPRIAFESQDSHTARGLVSAGLGVSILPPEGGSGPGRGVTAATGDLGWVEIALESDLAYREIGLAWRERRGAREGEPDALRLFRELVLDEGPALLAGLVRARAGG; encoded by the coding sequence GTGGACATCGAGCACAGGCAGCTCGTGCAGCTGCTGCCGGTTCTGCCGCTGCTGGCGGAGCTTGGGCGGACACAGCACATCACCGAAACCGCCGAGCTGCTTGGCGTTCCGCAGTCGACGGTCAGCCGGGCGCTGGCGCGCGCCAGCGCCGTGGTGGGAACCGACCTGCTGGTGAGGGACGGCAGGGGAGTCAGGCTGACGCCTGCTGCCGCGACGCTGCTGCCCTATGTGGAATCGGCGCTCGCCGAGTTCCGCGCCGGCCTTGACCTCGTCCGGCACGAGTCGGAGGTGGTGCGCGGCCGGATCGCCGTGACCTTCCAGCACACATTCGGCGAGGCGACGCTGCCGCTGCTCATCAGTGCGTTCCGGGGCCGCTACCCGCAGACGGAGTTCGACCTCAGCCAGGGCTCCCGCGACAGCTGCCTGGCGGAACTCTCCTCCGGCGCCGCCGATCTCGCCCTGACCGCACCCGTGGCACCCGCCGGAAGGACCATCGGCTCTGCCGCCCTGTACCGTGAACCGCTTCGGCTTGTGGTGCACCACCGGCACCCGCTGGCGGACCGGAAGTCGGTGGCTGTGGCGGAGATCCGGAAAGACCCGTTCGTTGCGCTCGGATCCGGCTACGGGCTGCGCTCGCTGACGGATGCCCTGTTCAGGGAGGCCGGCTTCAGGCCGCGGATTGCCTTTGAAAGCCAGGATTCACACACCGCACGTGGCCTGGTGTCCGCAGGGCTGGGGGTCAGCATCCTACCCCCGGAGGGCGGCAGCGGCCCGGGCCGCGGCGTCACGGCAGCCACCGGCGACCTGGGCTGGGTCGAAATTGCGCTGGAATCGGATCTGGCATACCGCGAGATCGGTCTGGCCTGGCGCGAGCGCCGCGGCGCGCGGGAGGGCGAACCGGACGCACTGCGCCTCTTCCGGGAGCTGGTGCTGGACGAGGGGCCGGCGCTGCTGGCGGGGCTGGTCCGGGCCCGGGCGGGCGGCTGA
- a CDS encoding nitronate monooxygenase → MPHAQIDTRIIAAPMAGGTSTPGFVSAVHRAGGLGFLAAGYKSANAVSAEIRACREAGVRFGVNVFVPDRAQLNPSPDAVARLEEYRSSLGRDAGRYGVAVPPLVLDDDDAWQAKIDLLLQHPVELVSFAFGLPDSAVVEALRKAGSAVLATVTSRAEAELAADRGADALVVQHSSAGAHSGAFLPGTKPGGMPPSTADLIREVRAAVDLPLIAAGALSDAAAVRSVIAAGAVAAQVGTALLRTDESGARQLHKDALGDDSFTETTPTRAFTGRYARALVNDFVRDHADAPEGYPAIHHLTAPIRAAAAAAGDRERLNLWAGKGWRSARTGPVAEALGALLDS, encoded by the coding sequence CGCCGGAGGACTGGGCTTTCTCGCCGCGGGGTACAAGAGCGCGAACGCGGTCAGCGCTGAGATCCGCGCCTGCCGGGAGGCTGGCGTCCGGTTCGGCGTCAACGTTTTTGTGCCGGACCGTGCTCAGCTGAACCCTTCCCCCGACGCCGTGGCAAGGCTGGAGGAGTACCGGAGCAGCCTTGGCCGGGACGCCGGGCGCTACGGCGTGGCCGTGCCGCCCCTGGTGCTTGACGACGACGACGCCTGGCAGGCGAAGATCGACCTCCTGCTGCAGCACCCCGTTGAACTGGTCAGCTTCGCGTTCGGGCTGCCCGATTCCGCAGTTGTCGAGGCGCTCCGGAAGGCAGGGTCGGCCGTCCTCGCCACGGTCACCAGCCGCGCCGAGGCTGAGCTGGCAGCGGACCGCGGAGCCGATGCCCTCGTCGTCCAGCACAGCAGCGCCGGCGCCCACTCCGGTGCTTTCCTGCCCGGGACGAAACCCGGCGGCATGCCGCCGTCGACGGCTGACCTGATCCGGGAGGTGCGGGCCGCCGTCGACCTTCCGCTGATCGCGGCCGGCGCACTGTCGGACGCCGCCGCCGTCAGATCGGTCATAGCCGCCGGGGCCGTTGCCGCGCAGGTGGGAACGGCGCTGCTGCGAACGGACGAAAGCGGCGCGCGGCAGCTGCACAAAGACGCACTTGGCGATGACAGCTTCACCGAAACAACACCCACCCGGGCGTTCACCGGCCGCTACGCACGGGCACTCGTCAATGACTTTGTCCGCGACCACGCCGACGCCCCTGAGGGCTACCCCGCCATCCACCACCTGACGGCACCCATCCGCGCGGCAGCAGCGGCCGCGGGTGACCGGGAGCGGCTGAACCTCTGGGCAGGAAAGGGCTGGCGCTCGGCCAGGACCGGCCCCGTGGCCGAGGCCCTGGGCGCGCTGCTGGACAGTTAG